One window of Anaerolineales bacterium genomic DNA carries:
- a CDS encoding FAD-dependent oxidoreductase — protein MRKYPKSLLPWVINFPIKRNPHPVNYQTTRLCGRIFQRSIFINQRGFYMMKLPYFHCPVHKFGDEDYEFKRYQYATTSQPRKWMSPAAIIYPKHPEADRDVETAIRFARENNLGIAVRTGGHAYSGTSSTSDKNIQLDLSEAYTDWGDYDTETGLLRVGISHSLLEFNTKLKDKGLFMPTGQCYDVHVGGHAQTGGYGQLSRAFGLFSDHIVSFEIFLADGTKRTIAVDSPDQEDKDLFFAVLGGGPGNYGIVTHITLRPLKDSDHKYARALKQVIPYDPALDHNVLVQMFDLVQEWEDAPGDYDFCFTVAAGEEDYIANQLGRASKDDFMIKHFGDKNGSSPFTVLVVYFQYSNLDNKPDTYDPKWCNKIEAILKTANHGGSWWERLKMWFEQKILNLIVKRDNSKITKISESITQLWTFEGTREFNYPFLKYGQVTDKVASPGWSEWAASRIDEMSGRSDEGLMVFVQCQNFGGKDSAVTKNGRRRQTSYAWRNTTVGYNLDIFFNGKVPGAQEYAWQWHKRNLEEGVGQSGMFSTTDHRWFWASHDNTDMHVVWPYYYSWEDYDRCRSVKKQVDPTGVFTSNSFVVGYTPDSAPAHAALPGALDKGSTIPGRFEGELDDEVFTEGHADRAKQRAQAKGINTDNIFR, from the coding sequence GTGAGAAAATATCCGAAATCGCTCCTTCCCTGGGTTATTAACTTTCCAATAAAGCGCAATCCCCACCCTGTGAACTATCAGACGACCCGACTCTGTGGTCGGATTTTTCAGCGAAGTATTTTTATTAATCAGAGAGGATTTTATATGATGAAGTTACCATATTTTCACTGCCCTGTTCACAAGTTTGGCGATGAAGATTACGAATTCAAGCGTTACCAGTACGCCACGACATCGCAACCCAGGAAATGGATGTCTCCGGCGGCCATCATCTATCCCAAACATCCTGAAGCGGATCGCGACGTCGAGACAGCAATCCGCTTCGCCAGGGAGAATAACCTTGGTATAGCTGTGCGTACAGGCGGTCACGCCTATTCAGGCACCTCGTCAACATCCGACAAGAATATCCAACTCGATTTGAGCGAGGCATATACAGATTGGGGAGATTACGACACGGAAACCGGCTTGCTCCGTGTTGGTATTAGCCACTCACTGCTGGAATTCAACACAAAGTTGAAAGACAAGGGGCTTTTTATGCCGACCGGCCAATGCTACGATGTGCATGTCGGCGGCCATGCGCAAACGGGCGGGTACGGTCAGTTATCCCGCGCCTTTGGTCTTTTCAGCGACCATATTGTGTCCTTTGAGATATTCCTGGCAGATGGCACAAAGAGAACCATCGCCGTTGACAGCCCGGATCAAGAGGACAAGGATCTCTTTTTCGCCGTTCTCGGTGGCGGCCCCGGCAACTATGGCATTGTGACCCACATCACCCTCCGCCCGCTGAAGGATTCGGACCATAAATACGCTCGTGCTTTAAAGCAAGTCATTCCCTACGATCCAGCGCTCGATCACAACGTTTTAGTGCAGATGTTCGACCTTGTACAGGAGTGGGAGGATGCTCCGGGTGACTATGATTTCTGTTTCACGGTGGCGGCAGGCGAGGAAGACTATATCGCAAATCAACTTGGACGTGCTTCGAAAGATGACTTCATGATCAAGCATTTTGGAGATAAAAACGGTTCCTCTCCATTCACCGTCCTGGTGGTCTACTTCCAATACTCGAACCTGGATAACAAACCCGACACATATGACCCGAAGTGGTGCAATAAGATCGAGGCGATCCTCAAAACTGCAAACCATGGTGGCTCGTGGTGGGAGCGGTTAAAGATGTGGTTTGAACAGAAGATCCTCAATCTTATCGTGAAGCGTGACAACAGCAAAATTACGAAGATCTCGGAAAGTATTACGCAGCTATGGACCTTCGAGGGGACCCGCGAGTTCAACTACCCCTTCCTGAAGTATGGTCAGGTCACGGACAAAGTTGCGTCCCCCGGTTGGTCAGAGTGGGCAGCGTCGCGGATCGACGAGATGAGCGGGCGCAGTGATGAAGGTCTCATGGTGTTTGTCCAATGTCAGAATTTCGGCGGCAAGGACTCAGCCGTGACCAAGAACGGCAGGCGCAGGCAGACCTCATATGCATGGCGCAACACAACTGTCGGTTACAACCTTGACATTTTCTTTAATGGCAAAGTACCCGGGGCTCAAGAGTATGCGTGGCAATGGCACAAACGCAACCTTGAGGAGGGTGTTGGTCAATCTGGCATGTTCTCTACAACGGATCATCGCTGGTTTTGGGCAAGTCACGACAACACCGATATGCACGTGGTGTGGCCATATTACTACTCCTGGGAAGATTATGACAGGTGCCGCAGCGTCAAAAAGCAGGTGGATCCCACAGGCGTCTTCACCTCCAATTCGTTCGTTGTCGGATATACACCCGATAGCGCGCCAGCGCACGCCGCTTTGCCCGGTGCGCTGGATAAGGGATCAACCATTCCTGGCCGGTTCGAAGGGGAATTGGACGACGAGGTCTTCACTGAGGGGCATGCCGACCGCGCAAAACAACGCGCCCAAGCGAAAGGAATCAATACAGATAATATATTCCGATGA
- a CDS encoding AAA family ATPase — translation MTLDIYLPQDRLQAIANGASLPDRSSGTVMFADISGFTALTESLRETLGSRKGAEELTKRLDDAFTALIASLERYGGSVIGFAGDAITCWYDGEDGAVRAIHAGIEMQKAITDFPDLFLKVSIASGEARRFVVGDPSIQLIDVLAGRTVSRSALGERLAGKGQVLVDEATVQTLGASLEVDEWQLVDGEKFAVIKNMEQKAGEQKTTLKSLDPSSLNQWALPHLQGRQDFFSEFRPCVAMFIRFSGIDFEGDNAQSLLDVFVKEMQKSAARYDGVLLQVTIGDKGSYAYINFGAVNAHEDNPQRALKAALELRNKTELHLQIGITQGLMLVGAYGGETRKTFGALGDDVNLAARLMITARESEILVSSHIYKAVNEYFTFEARPAVMVKGKSKPIPLYQLMGETRRRAVRLQEPNYSLPMVGRQAELRNIEEKLDLAKEGKSQVIGIVAEAGLGKSRLVAEVIRSARRKGFAGFGGSCQSDGLTSPYLTWKTIWTALFDIDPDAPLEKQIRILEGKLKEHNSDRVEALPLLGPILNLDIPDNDFTRNLEPEQRKNVLTTLLQNCLVAASRSEPILIVMEDLHWIDALSHDLLEALAKALADCSVCFVLAYRPPELMRLQAPRIEALPYFTNIKLDEFTSAEGEQAVRAKLAQLYPSQSGAAPSLLVEKLMHRSQGNPFYLEELLNYLRDRGLDPRDSAGLDKIELPDSLHTLVLSRIDQLSEREKNTLRAASIVGRFFRAAWLTGYYPALGDLTHVKTDLDKLDTLDITPLDSEPELTYLFKHIVTHEVTYESLPFALRAQLHEQLAVYLESIGAPVEMIAQHYGRSNNQGKQREYWHKAGDAAREAFNNEAALDYYERLYPLISEPGEQARLCLKRAEVYYGRGRLAEARENLTLGLNLIGRPLPATALQIRIGLSGQALKQVWHRLWFSINPIPDDAGSEAEINDDDLDLLRAYELLIFIDTLANKIGPIDYYLGMKILNMAESARHKSPILARAYAILALGFGVMPIPMHALALSYFRRARATLTGLDHLYTQAFVLWREGQYALNNGKWEDGEKAYQLALEISDRLGDRRNWAFALVNQGRLAHFRGQFDLSIKRCADVYQSGQARNHLEHQAWGLNGQAVSLLHLGKITQAAELLEKALALYALIADSGTAEQSTLGTLAAVYFQKGELEKARDAADKTARLLKQASVRIAPSFDSYSNVAHVYLALWEKSGTQREKSEMKTLAGRACLALRKFARTYPIAKARALMWQGLYDWLDGKPRNAQKNWHKSLAAAQKMSMPYDEALVYREMGRHAAGSERDLNLAHANEIFGRLGVALDADMDAAPMMVTR, via the coding sequence ATGACGCTGGATATTTATCTGCCACAAGATCGATTACAGGCGATCGCGAATGGGGCATCCCTGCCGGACCGTTCTTCAGGTACGGTGATGTTCGCGGATATTAGTGGCTTTACGGCGTTGACCGAATCTCTGCGAGAGACACTCGGTTCCCGCAAGGGCGCAGAGGAACTCACCAAAAGATTAGACGACGCCTTTACCGCTCTCATCGCCAGCCTGGAGCGTTATGGCGGAAGCGTGATCGGCTTTGCAGGTGATGCTATCACCTGCTGGTATGACGGCGAGGATGGCGCAGTTCGGGCGATCCATGCCGGGATTGAGATGCAGAAAGCCATCACAGATTTCCCGGATCTGTTCTTGAAGGTATCCATCGCCTCGGGAGAGGCGCGGCGATTTGTCGTGGGAGATCCATCCATTCAGCTCATCGATGTCCTGGCTGGGAGAACTGTCTCCCGCTCGGCTCTGGGTGAACGCTTGGCAGGCAAGGGCCAAGTATTGGTAGACGAAGCCACTGTCCAAACGCTGGGAGCTTCGTTGGAGGTGGATGAATGGCAGCTGGTGGACGGCGAAAAGTTCGCCGTGATTAAAAATATGGAGCAGAAAGCGGGAGAGCAAAAAACAACGCTTAAATCTCTTGACCCATCTTCCCTGAACCAGTGGGCATTGCCACATTTGCAAGGCAGGCAGGATTTTTTCAGTGAGTTCCGCCCATGTGTTGCAATGTTCATCCGCTTCTCAGGCATCGATTTTGAAGGCGACAACGCGCAATCTCTATTGGATGTGTTTGTGAAGGAGATGCAGAAATCCGCCGCCAGATACGATGGCGTCTTATTGCAGGTGACCATCGGCGATAAAGGCAGTTATGCTTACATCAATTTTGGCGCAGTGAATGCGCACGAAGACAATCCTCAGCGTGCATTGAAGGCGGCTCTGGAGCTCCGGAACAAAACCGAACTCCATCTGCAGATAGGCATCACACAAGGATTAATGCTGGTGGGAGCCTACGGCGGAGAAACCCGAAAGACATTCGGCGCCTTGGGCGATGATGTCAATCTCGCAGCAAGACTCATGATCACCGCCAGGGAAAGTGAAATATTGGTAAGCAGTCACATATACAAGGCTGTCAATGAATATTTCACTTTTGAAGCGCGCCCCGCGGTGATGGTAAAAGGGAAATCCAAGCCTATTCCTTTATATCAATTAATGGGCGAAACCCGGCGGCGAGCCGTACGCTTGCAGGAGCCGAACTACTCTCTGCCGATGGTGGGTCGGCAGGCTGAGTTGAGAAACATCGAAGAGAAGCTCGATCTGGCAAAAGAAGGGAAGAGCCAGGTGATCGGAATCGTGGCAGAGGCAGGCTTGGGCAAGTCCCGACTCGTGGCGGAGGTAATCCGCAGCGCGAGAAGAAAAGGATTCGCGGGCTTCGGCGGTTCGTGCCAATCTGACGGGTTGACGTCCCCTTATCTCACATGGAAGACGATATGGACTGCGCTATTCGATATCGATCCCGATGCCCCCCTGGAGAAACAGATCCGCATATTGGAAGGGAAACTAAAGGAGCATAACTCCGACCGGGTGGAAGCCCTGCCCCTGCTTGGACCGATATTGAACCTCGATATTCCCGATAACGACTTTACGCGCAACCTCGAACCTGAGCAGCGCAAGAACGTATTAACCACTCTGTTACAGAATTGCCTGGTCGCCGCCTCCAGGTCCGAACCGATCCTGATCGTGATGGAAGACCTGCACTGGATAGACGCGCTATCGCACGACCTGCTGGAAGCATTGGCAAAGGCGCTGGCAGATTGCTCCGTTTGTTTTGTGCTGGCATATCGCCCGCCCGAGTTGATGCGCCTGCAGGCGCCGCGAATCGAAGCCTTGCCATACTTTACAAATATAAAATTGGATGAATTTACCTCTGCCGAAGGAGAGCAGGCTGTCCGTGCAAAACTCGCGCAGTTGTATCCCTCGCAAAGCGGGGCTGCGCCGTCTCTGCTGGTGGAAAAATTGATGCATCGTTCACAGGGCAATCCGTTTTATCTCGAGGAATTGCTCAACTATTTACGTGACCGTGGCCTCGACCCGCGCGATTCAGCGGGACTGGATAAGATCGAACTCCCTGATAGTTTGCATACACTCGTCTTGAGCCGCATCGACCAATTAAGCGAACGTGAAAAAAATACATTGCGCGCGGCCAGCATTGTCGGGCGTTTCTTCCGCGCCGCCTGGTTGACGGGGTACTACCCCGCCCTTGGTGACCTGACACATGTCAAAACAGATCTGGATAAACTGGATACGCTGGACATCACCCCCCTGGATTCGGAACCGGAACTGACGTATCTGTTCAAACATATCGTCACGCATGAAGTGACGTACGAAAGCCTGCCCTTCGCCTTGCGGGCGCAATTGCACGAACAGTTGGCAGTGTACCTTGAAAGCATCGGTGCGCCTGTGGAGATGATCGCCCAGCATTACGGGCGCAGCAATAACCAGGGCAAACAGCGCGAATATTGGCACAAGGCTGGGGATGCCGCGAGGGAGGCATTTAACAATGAAGCCGCGCTGGATTACTACGAGCGGCTTTATCCCCTGATAAGCGAACCAGGGGAACAAGCCCGCTTATGTCTCAAGCGGGCGGAAGTCTACTATGGCCGGGGGCGGCTCGCGGAGGCGCGGGAAAATCTAACATTGGGTTTGAACTTGATCGGTCGGCCATTGCCGGCGACTGCTTTGCAGATACGAATCGGGCTGTCTGGGCAAGCCTTGAAGCAGGTTTGGCATCGGCTTTGGTTTTCAATCAACCCCATCCCGGATGATGCGGGGTCGGAGGCAGAGATCAACGACGATGATTTGGATTTACTGCGCGCATATGAACTCCTTATATTTATTGACACACTGGCAAACAAGATAGGTCCCATTGATTATTATCTGGGTATGAAAATTCTCAATATGGCGGAGTCAGCGCGGCATAAATCGCCGATATTGGCAAGGGCGTATGCCATCCTGGCTCTGGGTTTCGGCGTGATGCCGATCCCCATGCATGCTCTGGCACTGTCTTATTTTCGCCGGGCACGTGCCACATTGACCGGGCTCGATCATTTGTATACTCAGGCTTTTGTCTTGTGGAGGGAAGGTCAATATGCCCTCAATAACGGAAAATGGGAAGATGGTGAAAAAGCCTACCAACTGGCGCTGGAAATCAGCGATCGGCTGGGGGATCGTCGCAATTGGGCTTTTGCGCTCGTAAATCAGGGGAGACTTGCTCATTTTCGAGGCCAATTTGATCTGTCCATCAAGCGGTGCGCGGACGTTTATCAAAGCGGACAGGCAAGGAATCATTTGGAACATCAGGCATGGGGGTTGAACGGTCAAGCTGTGAGTTTGCTCCACCTCGGGAAAATAACCCAGGCTGCCGAACTGCTGGAAAAAGCTTTGGCGTTATATGCCTTGATCGCAGATTCGGGGACGGCAGAGCAATCAACCCTGGGAACACTCGCCGCTGTTTATTTCCAAAAAGGTGAACTTGAGAAAGCCCGGGACGCCGCCGATAAAACCGCCCGATTGCTGAAACAGGCTTCTGTTCGTATCGCTCCATCCTTCGATTCTTATAGTAATGTTGCACATGTATATTTGGCGTTGTGGGAAAAATCTGGAACCCAACGCGAAAAATCGGAGATGAAGACGCTCGCGGGGCGGGCCTGCCTTGCATTGCGTAAATTTGCGAGGACATATCCCATCGCCAAAGCCCGGGCATTAATGTGGCAGGGACTGTACGATTGGCTGGACGGAAAACCGCGCAACGCACAAAAGAACTGGCACAAAAGTTTGGCGGCGGCGCAGAAAATGTCCATGCCGTATGATGAAGCGCTGGTTTATCGCGAGATGGGGCGGCACGCCGCCGGTTCGGAACGGGACCTCAATCTGGCTCACGCCAACGAAATCTTTGGTCGGCTGGGAGTCGCTTTGGATGCCGACATGGATGCCGCGCCAATGATGGTTACACGTTGA
- a CDS encoding adenylate/guanylate cyclase domain-containing protein produces the protein MQIQPKDPLLQETLLNYSQESDPVKRKQLEDIIWQKYGSENTAFVLDMSGFSLLTRKYGIIHYLSMIRRMQLTVEPIIANYGGRIIKFEADNCFAVFPDPASAARTAITIQHAIAAANLLTSEEMDIHVTIGIDYGRILILNEDDMYGDAVNRACKMGEDLGKADEILITKEAMDMIPEEAQIEGKLIEVSIGGMNTPAYQIIYRTDMEEEQQWVNLD, from the coding sequence ATGCAGATCCAACCAAAAGATCCCCTCCTTCAGGAAACCCTGCTGAACTACTCACAGGAATCTGACCCGGTGAAACGCAAGCAGCTGGAGGATATTATCTGGCAGAAATATGGGAGTGAAAATACCGCCTTCGTTTTGGATATGTCCGGTTTCTCGCTCCTGACCCGCAAGTACGGGATCATCCATTATCTCTCCATGATCCGGCGCATGCAGCTGACCGTCGAGCCGATCATCGCGAACTACGGCGGGCGCATCATCAAATTCGAAGCGGATAATTGTTTTGCCGTCTTTCCCGATCCAGCCTCGGCGGCGCGGACTGCCATTACCATCCAGCATGCAATCGCCGCCGCGAACCTTCTCACCAGCGAAGAGATGGATATTCACGTCACCATCGGCATCGATTACGGAAGGATTCTTATTCTCAATGAGGACGACATGTATGGCGACGCCGTCAACCGCGCCTGTAAGATGGGAGAGGACCTGGGCAAGGCGGATGAAATCCTCATCACCAAGGAAGCCATGGATATGATTCCCGAGGAGGCGCAGATCGAAGGGAAACTCATTGAGGTTAGTATCGGAGGGATGAACACACCCGCCTACCAGATCATCTACCGGACGGATATGGAAGAAGAACAACAATGGGTGAATTTAGATTAG
- a CDS encoding glutamate--tRNA ligase: MSIEPARTRIAPSPTGHMHLGTARVALYDYLLAKKTGGQFVLRIEDTDLKRTVPGAEQEIMDGLRWLGLQYDEGPDIGGPFGPYRQTERRDIYQAHARILVDKGHAYPCFCTPERLEKVRQEQMRRKENPRYDGTCRVIPPEEAAKRVASGEAHTVRFKIPHEGATVAHDHLRGDITTENKQLNDQVILKTDGLPTYHLAAIVDDHEMQITHVMRGSEWLGTFPLHVNIVRAFGWEEPVWIHLSVFLKPSGKGKMSKREAAEAMKDGYSIFIKDMQDLGFTPEGVLNWSALMGWGVAEDDVMTVEQMIDRFTIDSLTPSPAAINFQKLDHFNATHIRLLTIEDLAACLKPYFTREGLNVKEDVLLKIIPLIRERLTTLDDCISFGAFFFKDEVTPNHEDLIAKGLDAKQSAEIARRAYQILGAQPDISHERCEPSLRAYVEESGFSANQVFGILRVAVTGQKVSPPLFESMEVIGRDVCLRRIENAIGILEKLPA; encoded by the coding sequence TTGTCCATCGAACCCGCCCGCACCCGTATCGCGCCTTCGCCGACAGGTCACATGCATCTCGGCACGGCACGAGTCGCATTGTATGATTATCTGCTTGCCAAAAAGACCGGCGGTCAGTTTGTCCTTCGCATTGAGGATACGGACCTGAAACGCACCGTGCCCGGCGCCGAGCAGGAGATTATGGACGGCTTGCGCTGGCTTGGATTGCAATATGATGAAGGTCCAGATATTGGCGGTCCGTTCGGTCCATACCGTCAAACGGAGCGGCGCGATATTTATCAGGCGCACGCCAGAATTCTCGTGGATAAAGGACATGCCTACCCTTGTTTCTGCACACCTGAGCGGCTTGAAAAAGTCCGCCAGGAACAAATGAGACGAAAGGAAAATCCCCGCTACGACGGCACCTGCCGCGTCATTCCACCTGAGGAGGCAGCCAAACGTGTTGCCAGCGGCGAAGCCCACACCGTTCGTTTCAAAATCCCGCATGAAGGTGCGACTGTTGCGCATGACCACCTCCGCGGAGATATCACCACCGAAAACAAACAATTGAACGATCAAGTCATCCTCAAGACCGATGGATTGCCGACCTATCATCTTGCCGCGATTGTTGATGACCATGAAATGCAGATCACGCACGTCATGCGCGGTTCGGAATGGCTGGGAACTTTTCCGCTTCATGTAAACATCGTCCGCGCATTCGGGTGGGAGGAGCCTGTCTGGATTCACCTTTCCGTTTTCTTGAAACCGAGCGGTAAGGGCAAAATGTCCAAGCGTGAGGCGGCAGAGGCTATGAAAGACGGCTATTCCATCTTCATCAAGGACATGCAAGACCTTGGCTTTACCCCCGAAGGTGTTTTGAATTGGTCTGCGCTCATGGGGTGGGGCGTCGCCGAAGATGACGTGATGACCGTTGAGCAGATGATCGACCGCTTCACCATCGACTCGTTGACCCCCTCTCCTGCCGCGATTAATTTCCAAAAACTGGATCACTTCAATGCGACTCACATCCGCCTCCTGACGATCGAAGACCTGGCAGCCTGCCTCAAACCTTACTTTACCCGTGAAGGACTCAATGTCAAAGAGGATGTGCTGCTAAAGATAATTCCACTCATCCGCGAGCGTCTCACCACCCTGGACGATTGCATTTCATTTGGCGCATTCTTTTTCAAGGACGAAGTGACTCCCAACCACGAAGACCTCATTGCAAAGGGATTGGACGCGAAACAATCAGCAGAGATCGCTCGAAGGGCGTATCAAATTTTGGGAGCGCAACCAGACATCAGTCACGAACGATGCGAACCGTCCCTGCGGGCATATGTCGAAGAGAGCGGATTCAGCGCCAATCAGGTTTTCGGCATTCTGCGAGTCGCAGTGACTGGTCAAAAGGTCAGCCCGCCCTTGTTTGAAAGCATGGAGGTCATCGGGCGGGATGTCTGCCTGCGGCGGATCGAGAACGCCATCGGCATCCTGGAAAAACTCCCGGCATAG
- a CDS encoding FtsW/RodA/SpoVE family cell cycle protein gives MERGLSWRNFDFLLLGAVVLASAFGTVMIRSAIAGNEVLQPLISRQVYFAILGVVLIFLLASIDYRYWISLYRPIHLVIIGFLLTLTGFGQEAFGAQRWFQVGVLFLQPTEFAKIVALIVLARYFEVTRDQPRDLRWMAGAFFRAIWIIGLILLQPNLSNVMVLSVILAVMLWVNGIQVRQVVIAALLGFLLLGTVITLSVLGVQIPGMQAYQQERIVNFVVPNPNDTFGNRYNVQQALIAVGSGGVSGQGYGYGSQTQLRFLKVRHTDFIFAAASEEFGMAGGLLIIITLGLVVWRCIRAAQKARDVSGAMLAIGVATLIFFQGAVNIGMNLNLLPVSGLPLPFISYGGSGLTALMIGIGLVQSVVMRQKELEF, from the coding sequence ATGGAACGTGGACTCTCCTGGAGAAATTTCGATTTTCTGCTTTTAGGCGCGGTGGTGCTGGCTTCCGCCTTTGGCACCGTGATGATTCGCTCGGCGATCGCGGGGAATGAAGTCCTTCAGCCGCTCATTTCACGCCAGGTATATTTCGCCATTTTGGGCGTGGTGTTGATCTTCCTGCTCGCCTCCATCGACTATCGCTATTGGATCTCGCTCTACCGGCCGATCCACCTTGTCATCATCGGTTTTCTCCTCACGCTCACTGGTTTTGGGCAGGAGGCGTTTGGCGCGCAGCGCTGGTTCCAGGTGGGGGTATTGTTCCTTCAGCCTACTGAATTCGCGAAGATCGTCGCTCTTATTGTCTTGGCGCGGTACTTCGAAGTCACACGCGATCAACCTCGCGATTTGCGTTGGATGGCGGGCGCGTTTTTTCGCGCGATCTGGATCATCGGTTTGATTCTCCTGCAGCCCAACCTGAGCAACGTCATGGTGTTGTCTGTGATCCTTGCGGTCATGCTCTGGGTCAATGGAATTCAGGTCAGACAGGTGGTGATTGCCGCCTTGCTGGGTTTTCTGTTGTTGGGAACTGTGATAACCCTTTCGGTCCTGGGAGTCCAGATCCCCGGCATGCAGGCTTACCAGCAGGAACGCATTGTCAATTTCGTCGTGCCAAATCCAAACGACACCTTCGGGAATCGTTACAACGTTCAACAGGCGTTAATTGCGGTCGGGTCGGGGGGGGTGTCCGGTCAGGGATATGGTTATGGATCGCAAACCCAGCTCCGTTTCTTGAAGGTCCGTCACACCGATTTTATTTTTGCGGCAGCCTCTGAAGAGTTCGGCATGGCGGGTGGGTTGCTGATCATTATCACGCTTGGACTGGTTGTCTGGCGCTGCATCCGCGCGGCGCAAAAGGCAAGGGATGTATCGGGCGCCATGCTGGCCATCGGTGTGGCTACATTGATCTTTTTCCAGGGGGCGGTGAATATCGGCATGAATTTGAATCTGTTGCCTGTTTCCGGGCTGCCCCTGCCTTTCATCAGTTATGGCGGCAGCGGCCTCACCGCGCTCATGATCGGCATCGGTTTGGTACAATCCGTCGTCATGCGCCAGAAAGAGCTAGAATTCTAA
- the minE gene encoding cell division topological specificity factor MinE, whose product MKFFTRKRSAASAKERLQLVLVHDRTDLTPGQLESLKDDLLKAISQYIEIDPEAVRIELERDGREQRLVADIPLKSSSRHRTG is encoded by the coding sequence ATGAAATTTTTCACCCGCAAACGAAGCGCGGCAAGCGCCAAGGAACGTCTGCAATTGGTTCTTGTGCATGACCGCACCGACCTGACTCCCGGTCAATTGGAATCGTTAAAGGACGATCTGCTCAAGGCAATCTCGCAATATATCGAGATCGACCCTGAAGCTGTTCGCATCGAATTGGAACGGGACGGACGTGAACAGCGTTTGGTCGCTGATATCCCCTTAAAAAGTTCGTCGCGTCATCGCACAGGTTGA
- the minD gene encoding septum site-determining protein MinD, with translation MTAQVFTITSGKGGVGKTTAVANLATALAMDGKRVVCIDGDIGLRNLDVVMGLENRIVYDIVDVIEGRCKLKQAMIRDKHYPEMYLLPAAQTRDKNAVSPSDMVRICKDLRADADFVIIDSPAGIERGFRNAIAAADSVIVVTNPEVSAVRDADRVVGILEAEEKGNPSLIINRLNPTLVKNNDMLSAEDVLDLLGIRLIGIVPEDETVIIGSNRGAPVVTDGKSRAGTAFRNIAKRLQGEDVPFLDLAPQSGLWNAIQRLAGRK, from the coding sequence ATGACCGCTCAAGTATTTACGATTACTTCCGGCAAGGGCGGCGTGGGTAAGACCACCGCGGTCGCCAACCTCGCCACGGCGCTCGCCATGGACGGTAAACGCGTTGTTTGTATCGACGGCGATATCGGTTTGCGCAACCTTGATGTGGTGATGGGGCTCGAAAACCGCATCGTGTACGATATTGTGGATGTGATCGAGGGGCGCTGCAAACTTAAGCAGGCGATGATCCGGGATAAGCATTATCCCGAAATGTATCTTTTGCCAGCTGCGCAAACCCGGGACAAGAACGCAGTTTCCCCATCGGATATGGTGCGCATCTGTAAAGACCTAAGAGCAGATGCCGACTTCGTGATCATCGATTCGCCTGCGGGCATCGAACGCGGATTCCGAAACGCGATAGCCGCAGCTGACAGCGTCATCGTGGTGACGAATCCCGAGGTCAGCGCGGTGCGCGATGCGGATCGGGTGGTGGGAATCCTCGAAGCAGAGGAGAAAGGCAACCCGTCCCTGATCATCAACCGGCTCAATCCAACACTTGTCAAGAATAACGACATGCTCTCGGCAGAGGATGTGCTCGACCTGTTGGGGATTCGCCTGATTGGCATCGTGCCTGAGGATGAGACTGTGATCATCGGCTCGAACAGGGGTGCGCCTGTCGTCACCGACGGGAAGAGCAGGGCCGGGACGGCATTCCGGAATATTGCCAAACGCCTGCAAGGAGAGGATGTGCCTTTCCTCGACCTCGCTCCGCAAAGCGGGTTATGGAACGCCATTCAACGCCTGGCGGGAAGGAAGTGA